The sequence below is a genomic window from Ficedula albicollis isolate OC2 chromosome 2, FicAlb1.5, whole genome shotgun sequence.
GCACGTTGATCTAGTTGAAGGTGTCTCTGCTCATTAAGGCACAGGGGAGATCGAACTAGATGACTTTTAAAAGTGTCTTCCAGCCAAAACTGTTCGGTTTGAGAAACAGCACTTGAGAACTACTTTGGGTAACTCACTAACTAAGCTATAATAATAGCTTAATAATGAGGTTAATGCattaggaaaaaaccaaactattaatttcaaatttttattgcCACTGTAAGACTAGTTATACTTAGAGTTTTTGCTGATGTTGATTCATATCTTAATgattaaaaatttctgttgcttgtttttttgtttgttttttaaattggaaGTTACTagtggaagaggaggaggaggaggatggggtgCCTCTAACCAGAGATACAGTAATGTTATCCAGCCATCTTCATTCAAGTCTGATGCATGGGGTGGCAGCAGAGATCATGGAAGAGGATTCTTTGGCTCCTCTGACTTCGGATCGTCAGGcggcagcagcagaaatgcagactTCTCACAGAACAGGTTCTCTGCCTTAGCCAGCAGTCAGAGTGCTGCTGATGGCTCTAAAGATGAAGAGGAGAGACTTGTGTAAGTTGTAGTCCTGTCTTACTGAAAGCATTCAGAATGAGCAGGTTGAAAGCTTACTGAGTTCCTAGAAATAATGCAGAGGACAGGATTGTGAGCAGAAAGCTGGGACACGGGAAGAAACATAGAGAACATCACTTCGTTTGGTTCTCTGGAATGATGCTGGCACGGGGAGGAAGTGATCCTTGTTTGGGACCTGGGCTGGGCAGATAGTTAACTGTGGTATTAGTGAGATGGTGTGGTATTTAGGTTGTGGTCAGGAGGATAAGGAAGGAAACAGATTTAACTGTGATATTAGTGAGATGGTGTGGTATTTAAGTTGTGGTCAGGAGGATAAGGAAGGAAACAGATTTCAGTGcttgaaaataagaaatcagAGTCCCTTTAAGAAAATGAATTGTATTACTTGGTTTTTTGACACTTAAGACAACGAATCTTTCTGCCTGCAGCGAAACTATTGGTTTCACAGAGGTGCATGTTAACAGTCAGTTACAAGTGACCTGCAGCTGTAGGGCAGGTactgagaagcagcagacagtgtgatttcccagagaagcaaGGTTTTGGAAACACTTTccatttagttttttttttttaagattacaTTAAGAATGTGCTTGGTTTTCATGGTAGCAGGTTTTTGACTCTTAAATTTGGATTTGAACCAATTGTTTGAATTGGTTGTTACtggcatttttgttttgacTATACAATTTCACCTTCGTCTGtgattttgttctgtttgttagTGAATGTGTAGTGAAAGACATGGAAATTTGGGAATCTTCTGGACAATGGATATTTTCATGTTACTCACCAATGAAAGAAAAGCCGAATGTCTCAGGTAGGTAATGTTTTCAGTGTTGTGTATTGCTGCTGTTTAGGATGTTTCTGTGACTTACCCACACTGTTGTACCTCTGTGCAGCCATTTCCAAGGTGTTGATTTGCCTTGTAATACAACAGAAAGGAATATTAGCTGGTGGCAAATTCATTTTGGACGCTCACACCTCTGACACTTTGTAATGaatcttttttttgtctctggCTGTAACTTTCTTAAAACAGACCATGTATCAAGGTCCACGTCTTCGTAACTCTAGAGGGCCCTTGGAAGTATCAATCAAAAAGTTTCAattttttggaggtttttgaCTATTCCTGTCCTTGCAGGCTTTTCAGATGTCTCGCCAGAAGAGCTGCGTCTGGAGTACTATGACAGCAGATCAAACAATATCATTGGGAATTATGtaagtgtttaaaaaatgttggCTGGTGTGGACACTCTCAGGACAGGACTTGTTACTGTTCTTCAGGTGGCAACTCTTGATTGATTTATCTCCCAACTCTAGGAAATGATCAgaatgccaaaatatttttcaattccTGTGCATCAAAGGGAATGCAAAAATAGCTGCTAGGCACTCCTTGGCTAAATcttgtccctgctcctgtgtgtTATTTGTAGAAGTTACTTGAATCCTGTCTCAGAAGTTTAATACCTTATATGCTGTTAGTCAGTTTGGTTGTTATAGGTAGTTATTTGGTGCTTTAAATAGAAGAGTGGACAAGTTCATTTGACCTTGTTCTTTTGCATACCTTTGTTGTAGGGAATTAATGATGAAAATAGCAGATACTTCTTTTCTAGAAACAGATATGTATGTACTCATTTGGAAGTAAGGCATATGTTTTTACATAAAACATCTCTCAATGTATATGTATCATTCCTTCCTTGTAGTCCTGTCAATATCAAGGAAGCTAGCAGAGTTTAATGTTGTGCCAGGAGAGAAATTAGGCTGTTGGATAGATGCAAGTACAAATTAATTCAAACTGCATTGCAgtctttcctcttcttcttgGTTCTGTGTTACAGAAGGAATTGCTCTTGTCACTGCTCTTGCTGCATGTGTTTAGATTTACATGAATTGCATTTTTAGAGAGAGGAGACTTCTAACTTTCTTAAAACtccaattaaaataattatccaaaataataataaataacaaattatAAACTATCAGCTATACACagctatttaaataaataaaaaaaataaattgtgatcTCATTAAAACAGTAAATGCAAGTTTTCCTAACTCTCAGTGTGTAGATGATAACTGTATGATACAGTTCTCTCACAAAATGTTTAAGTACAGCATGtcttttccatgtttctatTCTTAAACTGGGTCAGAATCTAAATTTTCCAGTTTGTTGTATAGGAGCAGATACCAAGGAACATGATCTTCTAGCATGTGACTAGATACAAAAGAATTATTGATGTTTGTGATGTAAGActcttttgaaaaattaaggaatttGTCTACAAAAAGATTACTCATTCCATTTTTGCAGACGTTTGTGACACTACATTTTTTACTTGTTTAGGTTTTAAGGAAAATTCAATTAGGCCAGGCATCAAATTAGATGTGTTGCTAAACTTAAGTGTAAATGTAGGAAATTCAGGTTTGAAATTCATGAAAGGTTGTTTGAAGACTTTTCAGGTTTTTGCTTAGTACTAAATCACAGTTATCAAGACCCAGATACCCTTTATTGCTGCGCTGTTCTGTGCAGTTATCTGATGGGTCACACAAAGGGGTGGATTTAAATTAAGGAAGTTGATTTCATAAAAAGTAACTATTTTAGGTTGATACCATTGAACTGTTCTGAATTACAGTGTTTTGaaagtgggggtttttttctgaaaatgtggaAGAAGCTAAGGTAAATCTTAGGACTTCAGCTTAGTGAGTGAATGCATAAGTGGAAAGGCCAGATTGAAGAGTCTGTTCTCATATTTATAAAACTTACATATCTTGTCTtgtgtcatttttttccccaagcatctaattcagaaaaaaagtagaacTTGGATTAGAAAAGTTCCAGAACTTGTTTGAATATTACTCCTATGTAAAATAAAAGGGTGGATTTAAGGACAAGAGTAAGAGAGTTTAAAAGAATTCTCTGTTAAAAACAGACATTGACTCCTCACGTTGAagtttcaggaaagaaaaaatcttcCTGACTTaatgaaattccttttcttattttagatatcttttttccattcagttGCCAGatgactcttttttttaaaagtctttagTAATAAAAACGTGCTTTTATTTACCCCTTTACAGATACATGCTGTCCAAGAGTTGGCACTACAATGGAAAAATCGGCTAGTTCAGTTGAAAGCTTTAAATGCATCAACAAAAGCATCTCTGGTAAGTGTTCACAAATGGCAACATGTCTCTATGcctgatgtaattttttaatgaagtaatCTACACAGATGTTAATTATGGTTACAAAGACTTCTGAGATGGGGCAATTGTGATGTGCCACCTGGATATATTCCCTGGACTCCTGAAATTAGTGATTTGCCTGTGGTATAATAAACCCCTCCAGTTAACTGGGGAAAAACATGCACAGGGATGGTTCTGTGTtagcaaggcagcagctggatgcCAGCTTTGGAATACTCTCATTGCAAGGCACATGAAAGCAACCAGAGCTTAAGGTTGGGATGTGGTTGTGTACATGACCAGGAAGAGGCCAATCCCCACCACACCTTTTTCCCATGTGCTGATGTTGGCTCTTCCAAGAGAGGATCAGCAGACTGGACCAGGATTGCTCTCCAGGGCATTTTGGGATAAATGGAGCATTTGGCCAATGCCAGAATTGAGAGATAGGTGGGAGAGGAGCACTCTGGATAACATTTGAAGATGGCAAGAGTCATTGGTCCTGGGAAAGTGAAAAACACTTGTGAATGGAGAtgatttttcagaagttaaagCCCATATGAAATAATCAGGGAGACAGAGGAAGGGCTCTGTTTGAGTGCAGTCTGCATGAAGTGCAGTGAAGGCTGAGTAATGTGATCCCAGCCCTTGGTGTGTTCAGTGCTGAAGGTGGACAAGCAGGATTTGGGCTTTACCACAGGAGACGGGATGCGCTGAGGACAGAGAACAGAGTGAGTCAAAGCTGTGCCCTAAATACAGTCAGGGAGCACAACCTGGAATAGGAAGAGGTGAGAATGAGAGCTCCCAGAGGGGATCAGCTCATTGACTGACAGGCAAAAATCAATCAGTTGGAACAGATTTGCATTTCTGGAGGGGTTTACAGAGTAGAGCATGTATGGCCTTAGAGCACCTAAAGCAGTGCAAGAACAGGCAGTTGTGAGGAGTGCTCACTGTCCAGCATGGTCTGAGTTGGATTCAGTAGGactgagcagctctgtttttgtttcaaagagTTCCTGAGAGAGAgagtgttttctgtgttttggaatCTAGTTTTCATGTACATCTCTGGAATTTTTTCAGCTCTCTGCTTTCAAGACCACGGGCACTCAACCAGCACCCGCCTTTGGAATGGGAGGACAGCAAACCTCAAGCTTTGGGCTGTCAAGTAAGTTCCTCTTCTAAGAGCTAAGGCATTTCAACATTTTCTGtagtttgctgctgctgctgcatctttGAAATACAGCAGTGGTTCAGTATCCCTGGGGTACCtattctgatattttttgtCAATTCTCTACTTGCAGGCtttcctgtcagcagcagcagcagcagtagtaCCAGTGCCAGCAGTTTCTCCTTTAAAGCCAGTTCCAGCCTCATCAGTTCAGCAtcacctgggagcagccctgctgctggcagctcttctgctgctgcaaatcctCCTGCATTTGGGACAACATCCTCTCCTAGCGCTCCCCAATCCGCTGGCTTTGGCAGCGCGGCCGCTCCATCCGCAGCCTCCTTCTCCTTcaaagcagctgccacagctggtgGCTTTGGCACTTGTGGCTTTTCAGGCTTTGGCAGTGCTTCTGCTGTGAACTCTGCAAGCACCACTGTGCTCCCAGCCTTTGGAGCCTTTAGTGCCCCTGTAGGCTCTTCTGCCTCGCCTTCCAGCAGTGCTTTATTTGGACAGAGCGCCAGTGCCTCTGGACATGCTGTCACCTCggcctctgctgcagccaccagctcaGAGAAGTTATTCACACCCAAGAGCGAGTTGTCAGCTGAAGAGTGGCAACAGTTTGAAGCAAAGGAGTTCACAATTGGAAAGATTCCTCTTAAGCCACCACCACTAGaacttttaaatgcttttgacCTTGTAAGTTTATTCAGAAGTAacatgttttgaaattaaatataatgcTACTGTTAACTTCTGTTTCATCTCTCAAGTCTCCTGCAGGAATAAATTTACAAGTGTAAACatgtggacttttttttttttataatttttagtTAGTGTGGGACAGACTTTTTACATTTGAGAAATGAactcttgaaaataaaatggtacatttccttttatttgttgtCCTGTGAATTTCTGAGGAAACACTGTGTATAAAAAGGTTGTGTCAAAAGAAACAGTCCTTCAGTCAAGTATTGACAGCCAGCTGTGAATGGAACCCTGGAAAGACAAATGCAGTGCAAGTGTTTGTTGTTGGACAGCCTTGTGTTGTGCCTCTTTGAAGGTTTGTGCAGCTTTGGAGGAAACCCTGGAAAGACAAATGCAGTGCAAGTGCTTGTTGTTGGACAGCCTTGTCTTCTGCCTCTTTGAAGGTTTGTGCAGCTTTGGAGGATTGTGTGCCGAGAGAGGGGTGGCTCCTGTGTGGTCTGTGCCACATTACACCCTTCTGTCCCCTGGGAGCCAGTTCCCTGTGCCAGTTGACACAATTCAGCTGTTGTTAGTAATTTTGCCTGAGGTCACCAAGCCTGCAAGAATAATTGGGAGAGGGGAGCCCTGAAAGCATTCatcctgcagaaggagctggtaGGTTGATATTTTGATGCCTCCTAGGTGAAACTTAGCAAGCAATAGCAAAACTACTATGGTGAAATAGCTTAGGTGAAATAGCAAAGCTGTCTTGCTGTGAACAATGTCAGGTTGTTGTCAGGTTCTCAAAACTTGATGGGTGCATATACTAACGTTACCTCTCCTGAAGTCATGATGTTAAGGGATCAATTCTGTTGCCAAGACACTCTGAAACAGGACTCAGGAACCTTCCAGAGCATGTCCTAGACTGAGGGAAGGAGAACATTTAACCAGGCCCTCCCCTTAGTAGTCTATAGTTGCCAAACCTCATCTTTAAGAGGAAAGTAAAAGTTTACTTCAGGATATGCATAACTAAATCAATTGTTGTAGTTAACATTTCAGTGCTCAGTATGGACCTCGTGGTCCTATGTAAAACTTCACCTGTATCCAACCTCAGGTCCATCAGCTACTGGCTTGCTAAAACAGTGGGAGTGCCTGGAACAACGTCTAGAATGGGAGGCTGGGGGTAGACCTTCATGGAGACCCAGGTTTCTCGGTGTGTGTGCTCGGTGCAGGTGTAGCTGAAACTTGCAGGTGTTGCACATCTCAGCAGCCTGTTGCTGCTGAACTGCTGTAGGACCTTTCCAGGCTTAAAAGCAAGCATGTGCTGTTCTAAATGgaagtattttgctttgaaaaaaaaaaaaattgtaaggcCATAAAAATTTGTATATTCTCCTGCACACACCCATACAATATTGGCTAGATGTTCTCAAGCATCCTTCTAACACACAGAGACCTCGAGGAAGAGGggaatttttaagttttatatCACATTGCCATTAATGAACAAAGATTAAGTGAATTATTCCTAATTCTGatggcaagaaataaaaattttgatcAAATGTGGTTTTTGAAATCATCTTCTCATccttaaaagcttttttaaaaattactattaCAGAGGTACTAGGATTTGGTGTTTTCACAAAGGGGCTTCTGAGCATCTGAAAAGGTGGCAGGGAGCAGTGTGATGACTTACCTGGCAAAAGGCAAGCTGTGTGTTTGGCTGCAGAAGTGGGGATAAGGATGGGATAGAAGAGAAGGGACTAATATTACTCTAGGGGGCTCACTAAACTGCAGAAAATAGGCAACAATTTATTAGACCAAAGAAAAGGATCCCAATATTTGCcctgtatttcctttttctttctgttcatctttttctgattttggaATACTTGATATCAAAGATGGTGGCAAGCACAAAGGAGGCTAAATAATACCTTCTGCTACTTCTGTtcatctttttctgcttttggaatACTTGATATCAAAGTTGGTGGCAAGCACAAAGGAGGCTAAATAATACCTTCTTCTAGGTacaattctttcattttttaacttctcctttttgcaactgtttttttttttgtatatggCTGCTCCCCAGAAAGTCATAATATTGTGGTCTGGTATACATAGGGTGGCAGCAAGCTCACAGGTGTCACTTACTGTATTTTGATTTAGAACAGAAAACATGAGGTGAATGCCCAAGCAAAGATGTGCAATGTCCTGATTAGCTGAAAATCTTGGTCTGTGAAACAGGCTGGAACAGTCAAGCTCCATGTGATATTTCCAAGTACTTCCCTTACTTTGAAATAACAAGATTTATGAGTCACTGAAATTCCTGCAGTGTGGTGCAAACAACTAATTTGAAGAATGTAGTTTTGGTTTTCAAGAGATCATGGATTAATCCCCAGATACTGGTTGTATACAGGAGAAAAACTCtccactgccccagctgagaAAGCAACCCAGCATCTAACAAATGGAATTTACCCTTTTTCCTCACATACTAGCAGCATTGGTAGATCTCAAAATGTGATTTagcagctgagaaggaaaaaaacccccatggaCCTCAGAAAGCATTACAATtaagtcttaaaaataaaacatcacagTAGCCCCATGCTCTGTAGTTTCATGATGTGCAGCAGCAAGTGGCATGGTAGCCTTACACTGAATGAGGGAAGATGGACTGCAATCAGCTGATTGGATTTAAGCCTCAGAGAACAAGCTGAGGGCATCCACAACACTAAACTAGCAATGACCAGAAGGCTAAGGAAAGAAGAGCTTTCATAAATGTgcctggggagggaaaggaataTGAAAAGCCTATTAATACAGGAGCACTGAATTGAGATTGATAAGACTGAAATGGTGGAAATCTATTTAAAAAGTACTTGAAATGAGGGATGGTTGAAAATCAATAAGGATGTCATGGAGTAACTGGTGAAAACaagtatgaaaatatttgtgaaatgTGAGCTGACTGCTGCATAGTGGGAGTCCAGATAATTTGCTGTACGGGTCAGTAAGGGAATTAGATAATGGACTTGCTACGGTTCTGGTAAGTGATATCACTCAGATAAGTGGCAGAACACCAGGGACGTGCTAGCAGACCAAGGAGAAAACATACCTCTGTGAGCAAAGGTATTTAATTTGTCGACAGTTACAAATAATTTGAGATTATAGAGACAGATCAACTGGCTTTTAGTGAGGCATTTCATACAAGCATTTAGGAGGTTTCAGAGGTTTATGTGACCACGATTAGGGTTAGTGATTAATCAGAACTATTTATGAGTTAATGCTTTTGTTTCTAGTCCACCTCCCCTGTCCTAATATAGAGGATAGACAGAGAGAGATTTACCTGGCCAatagtggaggaaaaaaaccacaaattttaTTTAGATAATTTGTCTAAATTGATACTTACTTATATATCAATTTAAGTAGGTATCTAATTATATTTGACCCAATATAAGCCTAATGTAAGCTGAAAGAAAAGTCTGGACTACTAGTGTTCAGAGGGTGGAAGCAAAGTGTAGAGTTGAAAGGTGCTGACAATAAGTGAGATCTGAAGCCAGGGTGGTTCAGATGAGTAAAATGCAGTTTAGGTTTAGGAATCTCCCATAGCTACAGTAATGCTGTGCTTAGTTCTGAGCCTGCAATTGCCAGAGAGCTGCAAGATGGAGGAGGAGTAGGAGATTCAGAGTGCAAGCAAAGCCATTGGAAATGAGAATTCAGGAGGGAACTTAAGAGCTGAATATTTACTGCTTGGTGAAAGCAGAGGCTGCAACATGCAATGACTTTTTGAAAGGGTACCCTctcagaaaggaggaaaaacaacttttctaGTAACCAGAATATTGTGCTACTTTCAGAGACTTATCAGTTTTCCCACCGGGAAAAGTCCTGTTCTACACCTCTGTTAGGATCTGGccaagccaaaaccaaaacacaagaaCCAAGTCAGGACTTGTCAGGACTAACAGTACATGCCCTCAGGGATGCAGCAGTCAGTGTAAGTAGATTTGATCCCTTCCCTTTGAACCAGCCAAGTCAGGACTTGTCAGGACTAATAGTACATGCCCTCAGGGATGCAGCAGTCAGCGTAAGTAGATTTGATCCCTTCCCTTTGAACCAAAATACACCAATACTTTTGCAGAGAGTGACAGGATTGTAACACTGAGCATTTGGAGCAGGGAGCTATGTCTGTCTCTCCTGGGAATGATTCAGGATGCTGGCCATAAAGAGGGAGCCTCTGTCCTCTGAGTTTAAAGAGGCAGATCAACTCTCTAACCCTGCTAGTGAATATGCCTTTTGGTCTTGAAACTTCCACTTGCCTTGAAACTCTCACTTGCAATTGCCTGGTTCTCCTGTTAAGAATAGCTAagtaaaaaaaccagaattgtTCTTAGCAGCTCAGCCTTAGGCAACATGCTCATTTAATCTCCAACACTCTTGCAAATTTTCAGTATCACGCAAGAGGCTTCTTGGTGGGACTTACTCTCTTGCAAAAAGCAAAGTCAGATCTTAAAATGGAGGgaagaagagcaagaaaaacaagatttaaatGTCAGTAGGCTGATGAACATTTTTGCTCAGGTACATGGATTGCTTTGTCTTTCCTCCACAGCCAGTAGGATTTGTTCTTACCATGTCACATGAGGGACATAAGAAACAAGTTTTATGCCTTTCCCCTTCCAGCAAGCAGGTCTGTTACGTTGCCTAATTGCATGTTAGTCATCAGAAATGCAATCTGGTGGTTTAAAGTACCTGCAGCAATTATATCCTGTTCCACCTGAATTTCTATTTTGTTGTTGCGCTGGGTTCTGAGCAAACTAAATGCATTCTGGTCAACATCAAGGAAAGCTTCTGTTCTTCAATGGAGCCTTATCTTTGCAAGTCACATGAAGTATTCCCATTGCATATGTCCTACAAACTAACTAGATTAGTTCTAATTGTACCACATAAACCAACCCTCATGTGTGAGTCAAATAAGCAATAT
It includes:
- the LOC101815456 gene encoding nucleoporin-like protein 2 isoform X2, which gives rise to MGVCQFFLRGYCRFGERCWNEHPRGGAGRAGAAPAHVTSGRGGGGGWGASNQRYSNVIQPSSFKSDAWGGSRDHGRGFFGSSDFGSSGGSSRNADFSQNRFSALASSQSAADGSKDEEERLVECVVKDMEIWESSGQWIFSCYSPMKEKPNVSGFSDVSPEELRLEYYDSRSNNIIGNYIHAVQELALQWKNRLVQLKALNASTKASLLSAFKTTGTQPAPAFGMGGQQTSSFGLSSFPVSSSSSSSTSASSFSFKASSSLISSASPGSSPAAGSSSAAANPPAFGTTSSPSAPQSAGFGSAAAPSAASFSFKAAATAGGFGTCGFSGFGSASAVNSASTTVLPAFGAFSAPVGSSASPSSSALFGQSASASGHAVTSASAAATSSEKLFTPKSELSAEEWQQFEAKEFTIGKIPLKPPPLELLNAFDLVSLFRSNMF